Proteins encoded together in one Prunus dulcis chromosome 3, ALMONDv2, whole genome shotgun sequence window:
- the LOC117622230 gene encoding plastidic glucose transporter 4, with amino-acid sequence MQTSTYGALKGSIGFGVQNQRRVSGFGELRNRTSTVSRNLCVTDRSICCGGLCLSSASMGAKLAGLRTGFDGISMSTLKARSVQARASDGDLENLVPSKPQGKSSGTVLPFVGVACLGAILFGYHLGVVNGALEYLSKDLGIAENAVLQGWVVSALLAGATVGSFTGGALADKFGRTRTFQLDVIPLAIGAFLCATSQSVQTMIVGRLLAGIGIGITSSIVPLYISEISPTEIRGALGSVNQLFICIGILGALVAGLPLAANPLWWRTMFGVAIVPSVLLALGMAASPESPRWLFQQGKISEAEKAIKTLYGKERVSEVMHDLTSATQGSVEPEASWFDLFSSRYRKVVSVGAALFLFQQLAGINAVVYYSTSVFRSAGITSDVAASALVGAANVFGTAVASSLMDRQGRKSLLLTSFGGMAASMLLLSLSFTWKVLAPYSGPLAVAGTVLYVLSFSLGAGPVPALLLPEIFASRIRAKAVSLSLGMHWISNFVIGLYFLSFVTKFGISSVYLGFAGVCLLAVLYVAGNVVETKGRSLEEIERALSVAT; translated from the exons ATGCAAACGTCAACTTATGGTGCACTAAAGGGGAGCATAGGATTTGGGGTCCAAAACCAAAGAAGGGTATCGGGTTTTGGTGAATTGAGAAATAGAACAAGTACAGTATCCAGAAATCTGTGCGTGACTGATAGGAGCATTTGCTGCGGTGGATTGTGCCTCAGTTCTGCGTCTATGGGAGCCAAGCTTGCAGGTCTCAGAACGGGCTTTGATGGGATTTCCATGTCCACGTTGAAAGCCAGATCGGTCCAGGCTCGGGCTTCTG ATGGCGATCTTGAGAATCTTGTTCCCTCCAAGCCTCAGGGGAAGTCTTCTGGAACAGTTTTGCCATTTGTTGGTGTTGCTTGTCTTGGAGCCATTTTATTTGGTTATCATCTGGG GGTGGTAAATGGTGCTCTTGAGTACCTATCCAAGGATCTTGGCATTGCTGAAAATGCTGTATTACAAG GGTGGGTGGTTAGTGCGCTTCTAGCCGGTGCCACAGTTGGATCATTTACTGGTGGAGCGTTGGCTGATAAGTTTGGAAGAACTAGGACTTTTCAATTAGATGTCATTCCTCTAGCAATTGGAGCATTTTTATG TGCCACATCCCAGAGTGTGCAAACAATGATAGTTGGCCGCTTACTTGCTGGCATTGGAATTGGCATCACATCTTCTATTGTCCCACTTTATATATCTGAG ATCTCTCCAACTGAAATTCGTGGTGCGCTTGGATCTGTAAACCAGCTTTTTATATGTATTGGGATTCTTGGAGCGCTGGTGGCTGGATTACCTTTAGCAGCAAATCCATTATG GTGGAGGACAATGTTTGGTGTTGCAATAGTACCCTCTGTTCTACTGGCACTAGGAATGGCTGCTTCACCCGAAAGTCCAAGATGGCTTTTCCAG CAAGGAAAAATTTCTGAAGCTGAAAAGGCTATAAAAACATTATATGGAAAAGAAAGAGTTAGTGAGGTTATGCATGACTTAACATCAGCAACTCAGGGTTCTGTAGAGCCTGAAGCCAGCTGGTTTGATCTGTTCAGTAGCCGCTATCGGAAag TTGTTAGTGTTGGTGCGGCACTTTTCTTGTTCCAACAGTTGGCCGGGATAAACGCTGTGGTCTATTATTCTACTTCTGTCTTCCGCAGTGCTGGCATTACATCTGATGTTGCAGCAAGTGCTCTTGTTGGAGCAGCAAATGTCTTCG GAACCGCTGTCGCATCCTCATTGATGGACAGACAAGGAAGGAAAAGTCTTCTACTCACAAGCTTCGGTGGAATG GCTGCTTCAATGTTGCTGCTTTCTTTGTCCTTTACATGGAAAGTCCTGGCTCCGTATTCTGGCCCCCTTGCTGTTGCTGGGACTGTTCT cTATGTATTGTCCTTTTCACTTGGCGCTGGCCCTGTGCCTGCTCTCCTTCTTCCAGAGATATTTGCTTCAAGAATCAGAGCAAAAGCAGTTTCTTTGTCATTGGGCATGCACTGG ATTTCAAACTTCGTCATAGGCCTCTATTTCTTGAGCTTTGTAACCAAGTTCGGGATCAGCTCAGTGTATCTCGGATTTGCTGGTGTCTGTCTTCTTGCTGTCTTGTACGTAGCTGGTAATGTTGTTGAAACGAAAGGGCGGTCATTGGAGGAAATAGAGCGTGCTCTTAGCGTTGCAACTTGA
- the LOC117623537 gene encoding uncharacterized protein LOC117623537: MGKEPDKEDERKEAAIASTPCLQPNYKPRRITQDQLSKFQELHRRRLQIKSTSKIEKKPKGGTGKSHSKGLNAKHSANQDSIVPIENSTNFNFESHQKESSSFVQQEGIATYHAPQKRQKLHWGLDTKERWERKANM, encoded by the exons ATGGGCAAGGAACCAGACAAGGAAGATGAGAGAAAGGAAGCAGCAATAGCATCAACGCCATGTTTACAGCCCAATTACAAGCCCAGACGCATCACCCAAGACCAGCTCTCCAAGTTCCAG GAACTGCACAGGAGACGTTTACAGATAAAATCAACATCAAAGattgaaaagaaaccaaaag GTGGTACTGGTAAGTCTCACAGCAAAGGCCTGAATGCCAAACACTCAGCAAATCAAGATTCAATTGTACCAATTGAAAATTCAACTAACTTCAACTTTGAGAGCCACCAGAAAGAAAGCAGTTCCTTTGTACAGCAAGAAGGCATAGCAACCTATCATGCACCACAGAAGCGCCAGAAGTTGCATTGGGG GCTGGACACAAAGGAAAGGTGGGAAAGGAAAGCAAACATGTAA